Proteins encoded within one genomic window of Chrysemys picta bellii isolate R12L10 chromosome 6, ASM1138683v2, whole genome shotgun sequence:
- the LOC135984340 gene encoding uncharacterized protein LOC135984340 yields MESQDRKRAPAWTEREVQDLLAIWGDESVLAELCSSKRNGKILEKVSKAMKDRGHNRDAQQCHVKIKELQEAYHKAREANGRSGAELQTCRFYAELHAILGGAATTTPTVCYDSLTGETHREEGSGNEEDEDGGNVGSSQHQGSRETSFPNSQDMFVTLDLEPVTPELTQDPEGTQETSAANVSPSQRLVNIRKRKRRTRDDMFTELQMSSHADRAQQNAWRQSMSDIRKAQYEREERWRAESRDEQSKLRAEDDRWRQLADRRQESMLRLLEHQTDMLQRMVELQERQQEQRPPLQPLCNQQPSSPSSIASSPRRPRTRWGGLRPPSHSTPDDGPSIRRLAFNKC; encoded by the exons atggagtcccaggatcgcaaaagagctccagcatggaccgaacgggaggtacaggatctgctcgccatatggggagatgaatcagtgctagctgaactctgtagcagtaaaagaaatggcaaaatattagaaaaggtctccaaggccatgaaggacagaggccataacagggacgcacagcagtgccacgtgaaaattaaggagctacaggaagcctaccacaaagccagagaggcaaacggaaggtccggggcagagctgcaaacttgccgcttctacgcagagctgcatgccattctagggggtgcagccaccactaccccaaccgtgtgctatgactccctcactggagaaacacacagggaagagggttcggggaacgaggaagatgaggatggaggtaatgtaggtagctcacagcaccAAGGAAGccgagaaaccagtttccccaacagccaggatatgtttgtcaccctggacctggaaccagtaacccccgaactcacccaagaccctgagggcacacaggagacctctg ctgcaaatgtttctccttcacagaggctagtgaacattagaaagagaaaacggaggacgcgggacgatatgttcacggagctccagatgtcctcccacgctgatagagcacagcagaatgcgtggaggcagtcaatgtcagacatcaggaaagcacaatatgaacgagaggagaggtggcgggctgaatcgcgggatgaacagagcaagttgcgggctgaagatgataggtggcgtcagcttgcagacagaaggcaagagtcgatgctccggctgctggagcatcaaactgatatgctccagcgtatggttgagctgcaggaaaggcagcaggagcagagaccgccgctacagcccctgtgtaaccaacagccctcctccccaagttccatagcctcctcacccagacgcccaagaacacggtgggggggcctccggccacccagtcactccaccccagatgatggcccgagcatcagaaggctggccttcaataagtgttaa